The genomic segment GTAAATCTTGCAATTCTTCTCTTTTAAAATCACATTCTACATAGCGATAATATGTGGCAAGAATTGAATCTGGAGAGAATCTGCCGGCAACTATGGTATCTTGCAAAACAGCTGTTGCCGTTTCCATTGAACTTTCTATTAACATTTTTCCTAGAACTTTAAGTATTCTTTTTCTTTGCTCGTTATCTTTATCTTTTAAGAAATCTTTCCATACTTTAGGTAAAGTTTGGTAAAATTCAGTATTTTCTAATGCGTTAATTTTTTGAATAATTAATGGTAAAGATTCTTTGTAACTTATGATTGTCTTATATTTTTCAAAACAACGGTCATGTTTTATCAGCTCTTTTCCATTTTCATCAAAGATAGTTAGAGTATTAGCTTCTATTTTAACTAAAAGCTCTGCATTTCTATATATTGGCATTACTGTGTAAGTATTAGTATCAACTTCTATGTTTCCATATTTATTGGCTTTTCTTTTCTCTAATCTAAAGACATCAAAATTAATAGGATTTATTTTCTGCATATATTTTAATTGCTCTTGATACAATCCTGCGATTTCCACTTTTTTCTTGTAGTGTAACCTTTTATGGTCTTTATCGCATAGTTCTAGCAGTTTTTTATTAAATTCATTTATATCATTAAATTCTGGTTCAGGCACTAAATAGTTTCTTCGTAAGTATCCTACTTTATTTTCTGTAGAACCTTTTTCATTCCCACTGGCTGGATTGCAAAAGATAGGCTTAAAAGAATAATGTGCAGCAAATGCTTGGAAAAATTTATTTATTTTTCTTTCTTTTCTATTTTTTCTGTTAGTTATTTTTACAGCAGCTGAAAGGTTATCAAACCATATTTCTGAAGGAACTCTTCCTATATGTTGAAATATCTTTTTCATTCCTTCCAAAAGGCATTCTTGAGTTTCACCACGAAAAACTTGGATAAACCCAGCATTACTATATGGCAGAGTCATAACTAAGTAGCTTCCCTGTACTTTTTTTCCTTTTTCAAAGAAAGTAACTTTTCCAAAATCAACTTGTGCTTCTTCTTTAGAGTGTGATAATTGCAAAAATTCTTCTTTTCCAATATTAAGTTCAAGTTTGATCTTAGCTACGAACTTAGCGAGAGTTCTGTAACTTGCAGTATATATATCTGGGTATTTTTCGCATAATCTCATATGAATTCTTTTTGCAGTATGTCTCTGTTTATGAGGTCTTCCTTTATCTTCCATCAGCCATTTTCTGACAG from the Fusobacterium sp. SYSU M8D902 genome contains:
- the istA gene encoding IS21 family transposase encodes the protein MITMDIINNIKYLKRVQGLSYASVKKITGCSYNTIKKYEEMENMTPKFNTPKKPTKLDPFKDTVRKWLMEDKGRPHKQRHTAKRIHMRLCEKYPDIYTASYRTLAKFVAKIKLELNIGKEEFLQLSHSKEEAQVDFGKVTFFEKGKKVQGSYLVMTLPYSNAGFIQVFRGETQECLLEGMKKIFQHIGRVPSEIWFDNLSAAVKITNRKNRKERKINKFFQAFAAHYSFKPIFCNPASGNEKGSTENKVGYLRRNYLVPEPEFNDINEFNKKLLELCDKDHKRLHYKKKVEIAGLYQEQLKYMQKINPINFDVFRLEKRKANKYGNIEVDTNTYTVMPIYRNAELLVKIEANTLTIFDENGKELIKHDRCFEKYKTIISYKESLPLIIQKINALENTEFYQTLPKVWKDFLKDKDNEQRKRILKVLGKMLIESSMETATAVLQDTIVAGRFSPDSILATYYRYVECDFKREELQDLPEKVPKIKEYDIDLRYYDKFLGRV